A genomic region of Alicyclobacillus sp. SO9 contains the following coding sequences:
- a CDS encoding TRAP transporter permease, translated as MQKETPPATTEHHENDAADEAQSVFHLRKYAGPMVRIITVLSVIWALFQVYVSSVGVMETIKTRVWFFGFLVVMIFLLFPASKKERSDRRLPTWWDMLLIAASIVTVVYFLYRYDIYAASGMHNHLDYVFGTLGVVITFEAARRAAGTVLTILALVFLLYNFLGQYVPGILQTSSFGLSRVIDVMWWGTQGIFGVILGVASTYIFLFILFGAFLRKSGFIDFINELAVALTGRSSGGPAKVAVIGSGLMGMINGSGVANAASVGTVTIPLMKRNGLPGHVAAAVEAVAGTGGTIAPPIMGAASFVMAEFIGVPYREIMLAAIVPAILYYSMTFMSVHFEAKKLGLSGLSKEEIPNVIHVLKRRGHLLLPVLLIVVLLVDGMTPLYAAPWAMLAIIVASWFRKETRLGFREIVEAVEDGVKGVLTISAACAIVGVVVGTIALTSLGLTLGNNILMLSGNHLFLVALLTMLISILLGMGVPITASYIITATVAAPLLVKMGVPILVAHMFAFFYAALSDIIPPVALAVMVASGIAQEPFSKVSFAAMRLGFIGLVIPYFFLYNPALLFHGGSIAAGFISAILGVIAVTAFASSFSNYLFKRLNITQRLMLLAAGVLLIFPGYQTGVVGLVLFAAVILWQKLTLRSITAI; from the coding sequence TTGCAAAAGGAAACCCCGCCTGCCACCACCGAGCATCATGAGAATGACGCTGCGGACGAGGCGCAATCTGTGTTCCATCTGCGTAAATACGCAGGTCCCATGGTTCGCATCATAACTGTGCTGTCTGTGATTTGGGCACTGTTTCAGGTTTATGTCTCAAGTGTCGGTGTCATGGAGACCATCAAGACCCGGGTTTGGTTTTTCGGTTTTCTCGTGGTGATGATTTTCCTTCTGTTCCCCGCTTCCAAAAAAGAAAGGAGCGACAGGAGACTTCCGACATGGTGGGATATGCTGCTCATCGCCGCATCTATCGTGACCGTTGTGTATTTCCTTTATCGCTATGATATCTATGCAGCAAGCGGTATGCACAACCACTTGGATTACGTGTTTGGCACACTGGGTGTCGTGATTACTTTTGAAGCCGCTCGACGCGCGGCAGGAACAGTGTTAACCATTCTCGCCTTGGTCTTTCTGCTCTACAACTTCTTGGGACAGTATGTTCCCGGCATCCTGCAGACGTCGTCTTTTGGATTGTCGCGGGTCATCGACGTCATGTGGTGGGGCACGCAGGGCATATTTGGTGTCATTCTCGGAGTAGCGAGTACTTACATCTTTCTCTTTATCCTCTTTGGTGCTTTTCTTCGGAAGAGTGGATTCATTGATTTTATCAATGAACTGGCTGTCGCCCTGACGGGACGTTCATCTGGGGGCCCGGCAAAAGTAGCAGTCATCGGCAGCGGCTTGATGGGTATGATTAATGGCAGCGGCGTCGCCAATGCGGCGTCTGTAGGGACGGTGACCATTCCGCTGATGAAAAGAAACGGTTTGCCGGGACACGTGGCAGCAGCCGTGGAAGCTGTTGCCGGCACGGGGGGCACAATTGCACCTCCAATTATGGGTGCAGCCAGTTTTGTCATGGCAGAGTTCATTGGAGTACCGTACCGAGAAATCATGCTGGCCGCCATCGTCCCGGCTATCCTTTACTACAGCATGACCTTTATGTCAGTGCACTTTGAGGCCAAGAAACTGGGGCTTTCCGGACTCTCCAAAGAAGAGATTCCGAACGTCATTCATGTTCTCAAACGACGAGGCCACCTGCTCCTTCCGGTGTTACTGATAGTTGTGTTGCTAGTGGATGGTATGACGCCACTCTACGCGGCGCCATGGGCGATGCTGGCGATTATTGTTGCCAGTTGGTTCCGCAAGGAAACCCGCTTGGGATTTCGTGAGATTGTGGAAGCGGTGGAAGACGGCGTAAAAGGCGTTCTTACGATTAGCGCCGCGTGTGCCATTGTTGGTGTGGTTGTAGGAACCATTGCACTGACGAGTCTGGGGTTGACCTTGGGAAACAATATTCTGATGCTTTCTGGCAACCACCTGTTCCTTGTGGCTTTGCTAACCATGCTGATAAGCATCCTCCTCGGGATGGGCGTACCGATTACCGCTTCCTATATTATTACCGCAACAGTGGCGGCTCCCCTGTTAGTGAAAATGGGAGTTCCAATTTTGGTCGCACATATGTTTGCCTTTTTCTACGCTGCGTTGTCAGACATTATTCCCCCTGTAGCCTTAGCAGTAATGGTGGCTTCGGGCATTGCTCAAGAACCTTTTTCCAAGGTTTCTTTCGCAGCCATGCGACTTGGATTCATCGGTTTGGTTATTCCGTACTTCTTTCTCTATAATCCGGCTCTCCTGTTTCACGGCGGGAGCATTGCAGCGGGCTTTATATCCGCCATTCTCGGAGTCATTGCCGTGACGGCTTTTGCCTCATCGTTCTCCAACTACCTGTTCAAGCGCTTGAATATTACGCAACGGCTAATGCTTCTCGCTGCAGGGGTTTTGTTAATCTTTCCTGGCTATCAAACGGGTGTGGTGGGGCTAGTTCTGTTTGCTGCGGTCATACTGTGGCAGAAGCTGACTCTTCGTTCCATCACAGCCATTTAA
- a CDS encoding DUF1932 domain-containing protein: MKIGFIGFGEAAYLISKGLIAEGLDEVCAFDVNANHPEHGLLIRQRAQELSVKLLPGLDTLCREANLIVCATSAKYARSIAEETSAYLTRNHVYVDMNATSPMAKEEIAAVLKTKEISSVDAAVMDAVPKHGHKVPMLLSGSGVSQFEAFGAPYGMNMTSVGTMPGRASAIKMARSIFMKGITMLFFETFALAREYDAVDIVMSSLSETMTASDLEETVNLLMTRTVNHAERRVAEMGEVQKTLQSLGLDTVMSEGTQAKLKHIADSDLQEFFHCQTPADFREVLAAMRQDEKGM; this comes from the coding sequence ATGAAAATAGGATTTATTGGTTTTGGTGAGGCGGCCTACCTGATTTCCAAGGGATTGATAGCTGAAGGGCTGGACGAGGTATGCGCCTTTGATGTCAATGCGAATCATCCAGAGCATGGCCTGCTTATCCGACAACGGGCCCAAGAATTGTCTGTCAAACTGTTGCCGGGCCTAGACACACTGTGTCGCGAAGCGAATTTGATTGTCTGCGCTACCAGTGCCAAATATGCAAGGTCAATCGCCGAAGAGACCTCGGCGTACCTAACGCGAAATCACGTGTATGTGGATATGAACGCAACCTCACCCATGGCGAAGGAAGAGATTGCAGCAGTTCTCAAAACGAAAGAGATTTCGTCAGTAGATGCGGCAGTCATGGATGCGGTACCAAAGCACGGTCATAAGGTTCCGATGCTTCTCAGCGGCAGCGGGGTTTCTCAGTTTGAGGCGTTTGGTGCGCCGTACGGAATGAACATGACAAGTGTCGGAACGATGCCGGGAAGGGCATCCGCCATAAAGATGGCGAGATCCATTTTTATGAAAGGCATAACGATGCTGTTTTTCGAAACATTCGCTTTGGCTCGGGAGTACGATGCGGTGGATATCGTGATGAGTTCACTGAGCGAGACGATGACTGCCAGCGACTTGGAGGAAACGGTGAACTTGCTGATGACTCGTACTGTTAACCATGCAGAGCGGCGCGTTGCAGAAATGGGTGAAGTTCAGAAAACACTGCAGAGTCTAGGACTTGACACTGTTATGTCAGAGGGTACCCAGGCTAAATTAAAGCACATTGCTGATTCTGATTTACAGGAGTTTTTTCACTGTCAGACCCCCGCAGATTTCCGAGAGGTGCTGGCGGCAATGAGACAGGATGAAAAAGGGATGTGA
- a CDS encoding 4-carboxy-4-hydroxy-2-oxoadipate aldolase/oxaloacetate decarboxylase has product MEKFVRLNIDRPSKAVVKRYEIYDVSTVYEAQRKQGLMAHDLRPLIDNTLVCGPAVTATCYAGDNLMIHAAVEACQPGDILVVTTIGSPSNCGMVGELIVRALMKRGVKGLVIDAGIRDAARIRELGFPVWSRAICSEGTTKVRGGWVNAETICGDVTVGPGDLVMADEDGVVVIRKEDIEETEKLTLNRLEKEDKTKEKIENGQLSIDFYNLRGVLEKENVRYVDD; this is encoded by the coding sequence ATGGAGAAATTCGTTCGACTCAACATTGACAGGCCCAGTAAGGCCGTCGTCAAACGCTATGAGATCTATGATGTTTCTACAGTCTATGAGGCTCAGCGCAAACAGGGGCTCATGGCCCATGACTTGCGTCCGCTCATAGACAATACTCTGGTTTGCGGTCCTGCGGTAACGGCCACCTGCTATGCGGGAGATAATCTCATGATTCACGCGGCTGTTGAAGCCTGTCAGCCGGGGGACATTCTGGTGGTGACCACCATCGGCTCGCCCAGTAACTGCGGTATGGTTGGTGAACTGATTGTTCGTGCCCTCATGAAACGGGGGGTCAAGGGACTGGTCATTGACGCGGGGATACGGGATGCGGCCCGCATTCGCGAGCTAGGATTCCCGGTGTGGTCCAGAGCTATTTGTTCCGAGGGGACCACTAAGGTCCGCGGCGGATGGGTCAATGCCGAAACTATCTGTGGCGACGTCACCGTCGGTCCCGGAGACCTGGTCATGGCAGACGAAGATGGCGTTGTGGTAATTCGGAAAGAAGATATTGAAGAAACTGAGAAATTGACTTTGAACCGCCTTGAGAAAGAAGACAAGACCAAGGAGAAAATAGAAAACGGGCAATTGAGCATCGATTTCTACAACCTGCGTGGTGTCCTGGAAAAGGAAAACGTCCGCTATGTGGATGACTGA
- a CDS encoding PIG-L deacetylase family protein: protein MNKHTNLLVVSAHAADFVWRCGGTIATYVNGGANVHLVVLSYGARGESGALWKLEGQTEQNVKQIRRGEIEGAAKHLGVTNLEIWDYQDYHMFIDNNRMERLVRKMREVKPQFIVTHPKNDVLNPDHNTVSQYVFEASVLATSAGVRMEGLPHLRQPQIFGYEPHQTELSDYKHDMIIDITDAYEQKKRAMECFEAQPHLIDYYKDRAKMRGNHARRISGNQTYKYAETFTRFYPYVGGEFV, encoded by the coding sequence ATGAACAAACACACCAATTTACTTGTTGTGAGCGCCCACGCAGCAGATTTTGTGTGGAGGTGCGGTGGAACAATTGCAACCTACGTCAATGGCGGTGCCAATGTGCACTTGGTCGTACTCAGTTATGGTGCAAGGGGTGAGTCTGGAGCACTGTGGAAACTGGAAGGCCAGACCGAGCAGAACGTGAAGCAGATTCGCCGCGGCGAAATTGAAGGCGCAGCCAAACACCTGGGTGTTACGAATCTCGAAATTTGGGACTATCAAGACTATCACATGTTTATCGACAACAATAGAATGGAGCGTCTTGTGCGGAAGATGCGAGAGGTCAAGCCGCAGTTCATTGTGACTCATCCAAAAAACGATGTGCTAAATCCCGACCACAACACGGTCTCTCAGTACGTCTTTGAAGCCAGCGTACTGGCAACGTCCGCGGGCGTCAGGATGGAAGGCCTTCCGCATTTACGGCAACCTCAGATTTTTGGCTACGAACCGCACCAGACGGAACTGAGTGATTACAAGCATGACATGATTATCGACATCACAGACGCTTACGAACAGAAAAAACGGGCCATGGAGTGTTTTGAGGCGCAGCCTCATTTGATTGACTACTACAAGGACAGAGCCAAAATGCGGGGGAATCACGCTCGTCGAATCTCTGGAAACCAGACCTACAAGTATGCTGAAACCTTTACGCGCTTCTATCCATACGTAGGAGGGGAGTTTGTCTAA
- a CDS encoding DUF6282 family protein, whose product MEIRKLLEGAYDLHVHTGPDVMNRKLDDLDMAERMSMAGMKGFAIKSHYFCTAERARLAQKSYPKVNPIGAITLNNAVGGLNATAVDMAGRDGAKVVWMPTFDSANEQAFFRGGNYTKKPFWAKLQEELIAKGKVTASISILEDGNLKAELHDIIDAVKEHHMILASGHLGKEEVFTLVKAAREQNVKTVITHPNFPSTFYTKEEQKQLADMGAYMEHCFTTPNTNKVAWETVYEQIRYVGPQHCILSTDLGQPTAPFPDEGLMDFAQRLLDNGFSEEEIRTMSVHNPTQLVED is encoded by the coding sequence ATGGAGATTCGCAAATTACTGGAAGGGGCTTATGACCTGCACGTACATACGGGGCCGGATGTCATGAATCGTAAACTGGACGACTTAGACATGGCCGAGCGGATGTCAATGGCAGGTATGAAGGGATTTGCCATCAAGTCACACTACTTTTGTACCGCTGAAAGGGCTCGGTTGGCACAGAAATCGTATCCAAAGGTCAATCCGATTGGAGCCATCACCTTGAACAATGCGGTCGGAGGGCTTAATGCCACGGCTGTCGACATGGCTGGACGAGATGGTGCGAAAGTGGTGTGGATGCCTACGTTCGATTCCGCCAACGAACAAGCCTTCTTCCGTGGTGGAAACTACACGAAAAAACCATTCTGGGCCAAACTGCAGGAGGAACTTATTGCCAAAGGTAAAGTGACCGCCAGTATTTCGATACTAGAGGACGGGAACTTGAAAGCCGAATTGCACGACATCATCGATGCGGTCAAGGAACACCATATGATTCTGGCATCGGGCCACTTGGGCAAAGAGGAAGTGTTCACCTTAGTGAAAGCCGCTCGTGAACAGAACGTAAAAACAGTTATTACCCACCCGAATTTCCCGTCTACTTTCTATACCAAAGAAGAGCAGAAACAGTTGGCAGACATGGGAGCGTATATGGAACACTGTTTCACCACGCCAAACACCAACAAGGTGGCATGGGAAACCGTTTATGAACAAATTCGCTACGTGGGACCGCAGCACTGCATTTTGTCCACCGATCTAGGACAACCGACAGCACCCTTCCCTGACGAAGGCTTGATGGACTTCGCCCAAAGACTGCTGGACAACGGCTTTTCTGAAGAGGAAATTCGGACTATGTCCGTTCACAATCCAACACAACTTGTCGAAGACTGA
- a CDS encoding GntR family transcriptional regulator, translating into MSDQVQSTYAMIRERILSNVYKPAQKLVETTLSQDLGVSRNTIRLALLHLERERLVEIEKNKGAVVRSFTLEEVLNYFEIRIYLERLIVLSAAEHITAAELKALKATLDKMQRCVDENDLDHYSDLNKEFHNIIYEASTNKQAVEFVVSIKTQLLRYHFRTILIPGRNDSSMAEHTAIYETLERGDKDAAEQAIQVHIGNVRNTIKEFYHYLI; encoded by the coding sequence ATGAGCGATCAGGTACAGTCGACATACGCAATGATTAGGGAGAGAATCCTGAGCAATGTGTACAAACCGGCTCAGAAGTTGGTGGAGACGACGCTTTCTCAGGACCTCGGTGTAAGCAGGAACACAATTCGCCTTGCGCTGTTGCACCTGGAGCGGGAACGTCTGGTAGAGATTGAGAAAAACAAGGGTGCGGTGGTTCGGTCCTTCACTCTGGAAGAGGTTCTGAATTACTTTGAGATTCGCATTTATCTCGAGCGCCTCATTGTACTTTCCGCTGCAGAACATATTACTGCAGCAGAGTTGAAAGCGCTTAAAGCAACGTTAGATAAGATGCAACGGTGTGTGGATGAAAATGACCTGGACCACTATTCAGATTTAAACAAGGAATTTCACAACATTATTTATGAGGCATCCACGAACAAACAGGCAGTGGAGTTTGTGGTGAGCATTAAGACGCAACTGCTTCGGTACCACTTCCGCACTATTCTCATTCCAGGGCGTAACGACAGTTCGATGGCAGAGCACACGGCCATCTATGAAACCCTGGAACGCGGAGACAAGGATGCGGCGGAACAGGCAATCCAGGTGCACATTGGCAATGTCCGCAATACCATCAAGGAATTTTATCATTACCTTATCTGA
- a CDS encoding RNA polymerase sigma factor, whose product MDPTETLQLWMNEYDKKLLRLAYAYTRNWVTAQDMVQNAFVKAYQSRANLRDKNNPLPWLSRIVINECVSAQRRTWREISFSSMPEVAPVRSAEDTAMKNHDSRRVHDSILMPPEKFRVPIILY is encoded by the coding sequence TTGGACCCTACAGAAACACTCCAGTTATGGATGAACGAGTACGACAAGAAACTCCTTCGTCTCGCATATGCCTATACCCGGAATTGGGTGACTGCACAAGACATGGTACAGAATGCATTTGTAAAGGCTTATCAGTCGAGAGCCAATTTGAGAGACAAAAATAACCCATTACCCTGGCTATCCCGTATTGTCATTAATGAGTGCGTATCAGCACAAAGGCGAACATGGAGAGAAATTAGTTTTTCCTCAATGCCGGAGGTAGCCCCGGTCCGTAGCGCTGAAGACACTGCGATGAAGAATCATGACTCAAGAAGGGTTCATGATAGCATTCTCATGCCGCCAGAGAAATTTCGAGTTCCGATTATCCTGTATTAG
- a CDS encoding manganese catalase family protein, whose amino-acid sequence MWMYEKKLQYPVKVSKCDPTLAKYLIEQYGGSDGELAAALRYLNQRYTIPDKVIGLLTDIGTEEFAHLEMIATMVYKLTKDATPDQLKAAGLGEHYANHGMSLFYHNAAGNPFTITYIASKGDPIADLYEDIAAEEKARATYEHIIDLTDDVDIQDSLKFLREREVIHAIRFREAVEMLKEHQEEQKVF is encoded by the coding sequence ATGTGGATGTACGAAAAAAAGCTTCAATATCCAGTGAAGGTCAGCAAGTGTGACCCAACACTGGCGAAGTATCTCATTGAACAGTACGGCGGCTCAGACGGAGAACTGGCCGCCGCTTTGCGTTATTTGAATCAACGCTACACCATCCCCGACAAAGTCATTGGCCTCTTAACAGACATTGGTACGGAAGAATTTGCCCACCTCGAAATGATTGCCACCATGGTCTACAAACTGACGAAGGATGCGACACCGGATCAATTGAAGGCAGCCGGCCTCGGCGAACACTACGCAAACCACGGTATGTCCTTGTTCTACCATAATGCAGCAGGGAATCCTTTTACGATTACCTACATTGCTTCTAAGGGAGATCCGATTGCAGACCTGTACGAAGATATTGCCGCAGAAGAAAAGGCGCGGGCCACATATGAACACATTATTGACCTCACAGATGACGTAGACATTCAGGACAGTCTGAAGTTTTTGCGGGAGCGGGAAGTGATTCATGCCATTCGCTTCCGCGAGGCGGTGGAGATGCTGAAAGAACATCAGGAGGAGCAGAAGGTGTTTTAG
- a CDS encoding CcdC family protein, whose amino-acid sequence MSNSMAELLATIVTIIGALTIIVVRMRGSGKPTNARKILIPPLGMSTGFLMFLAPITRDPVQYAIIAFLVGVFFSGPLIATSKMYVENGEVCMKRSKAFIFILLGLLVIRMVLHQYIEQYMTLEQTGSLFFILAFGMILPWRVAMFAQYQKLARNVVGNSSNRQLEEM is encoded by the coding sequence ATGTCAAACTCCATGGCTGAATTACTAGCAACCATCGTTACTATCATAGGAGCATTAACAATCATCGTGGTTCGGATGCGCGGGAGCGGCAAGCCTACTAATGCTCGCAAAATCCTGATACCGCCGCTTGGAATGAGCACGGGGTTTTTGATGTTTTTGGCGCCAATCACCCGCGATCCTGTTCAATATGCCATCATCGCCTTCTTGGTAGGCGTCTTTTTCAGCGGTCCATTGATTGCAACGTCCAAAATGTATGTGGAAAATGGCGAAGTCTGTATGAAGCGCTCCAAGGCGTTTATTTTCATTCTGCTGGGTCTGCTGGTGATTCGCATGGTGCTGCACCAGTATATTGAGCAGTATATGACGTTGGAACAAACGGGATCACTCTTCTTCATCCTAGCATTTGGCATGATTTTACCATGGCGTGTCGCGATGTTTGCCCAGTACCAGAAGCTGGCCCGCAACGTCGTTGGCAATTCGAGCAATAGACAGCTTGAAGAAATGTAA
- a CDS encoding spore coat protein CotJB — protein MAEAMPREFYQILHELQAVDFVVNDLVLYLDTHPEDQQALSQFNQFQRRKQTLAQQFEASFGILSGSGAHHTGQRWAWTESPWPWQV, from the coding sequence ATGGCTGAAGCAATGCCTAGGGAATTTTACCAAATACTGCATGAACTACAGGCTGTTGACTTTGTGGTCAACGACTTGGTGCTGTACCTGGATACACACCCCGAAGACCAACAGGCCCTGTCACAGTTCAACCAGTTTCAAAGGCGCAAGCAAACACTGGCACAGCAGTTTGAAGCAAGTTTCGGTATCCTCTCGGGCTCAGGAGCACATCATACGGGGCAAAGATGGGCGTGGACGGAGAGCCCGTGGCCCTGGCAGGTGTAG
- a CDS encoding spore coat associated protein CotJA — protein MDRQWRTYRAYHSPLDPCPQRDPKAYIVPPNQYITVQPTGLRQFPPREALKRGTLWPDLYSPYRPPHTGGGHHG, from the coding sequence GTGGATCGTCAATGGCGAACCTATCGCGCTTACCACAGTCCACTTGACCCGTGCCCGCAGAGAGACCCTAAAGCTTACATTGTTCCTCCCAACCAATACATTACAGTTCAACCCACGGGATTGCGGCAGTTCCCGCCCCGGGAGGCCTTGAAAAGAGGAACACTCTGGCCGGATTTATACAGTCCTTACAGACCGCCTCATACAGGGGGTGGTCATCATGGCTGA
- a CDS encoding divergent PAP2 family protein, translating to MLESSPYIWIGPLIAMLVAQILKPLLIIARLRRIDWQRMRQSGGMPSSHTALVVALVTELWLREGGRNPALALAIFIAFIVMYDAAGVRWQTGRHAAVLNRLLNDLQGRHIRGPVQEQMERAKQEIVDGMHPLKVAKSPWWLVDWPVLNEHVGHKPVEVLGGCVVGIVVALILN from the coding sequence GTGCTGGAGTCTTCACCCTATATATGGATAGGTCCGCTCATTGCTATGCTTGTCGCCCAAATTTTAAAGCCGCTCTTGATTATCGCCCGTCTGCGCCGGATTGACTGGCAGCGCATGCGTCAGTCAGGCGGGATGCCGAGTTCACATACAGCTTTGGTGGTTGCTCTGGTTACTGAACTCTGGTTGAGAGAAGGCGGCCGTAATCCTGCACTTGCACTTGCGATTTTCATCGCGTTCATCGTGATGTATGATGCAGCTGGAGTTCGCTGGCAGACTGGCCGCCACGCTGCTGTGTTGAATCGACTTCTGAACGACCTTCAAGGCAGGCATATCAGAGGTCCTGTACAGGAACAAATGGAACGTGCAAAACAGGAAATTGTAGATGGAATGCACCCTCTGAAAGTAGCAAAATCCCCGTGGTGGCTGGTTGATTGGCCGGTACTCAACGAACACGTCGGGCATAAGCCGGTTGAGGTCTTGGGCGGATGTGTCGTCGGAATTGTCGTTGCACTGATTTTGAACTGA
- a CDS encoding MFS transporter: MTGRISTAHSSAKIFTPMRLSSLFILGLSEFVRGALLFFILPIYVRGVLGLSPSIVGYALAAHYAVDTALRGPAGWLTDKFGQRNVLLIALGLGWIGLWSVVRAQAAMPLIIGSALFGTGMATVWPVVISRVTSGLPQGSHATAMGSVFSAWLVGVGIGTVSMAWLLGNHVRAGFTVLLLVWVAAALIAMITMSRPKIRSREEKAGEGSSTANRLSIHTIVAEARDLRLLFPGMFVQTFALGLLLPVFVLYVRYQLGLSGQTYSYLLLLGGTATVLLQIPLGRMIDRLGYKAFLLSGFVLAACTILVLVHLHTLIHVALAVIVLGAAYALILPSWNSVIANSVSQRRRAVMWGIFMTVEGLGMALGPFLGGQLWTWLAPSAPFYLAAFILIFMSFFYGFAPLQRLFRQREVEEKVDLNKGRIG, encoded by the coding sequence GTGACGGGAAGAATCAGCACAGCGCACAGTAGTGCAAAGATCTTTACACCAATGCGGCTATCGTCCTTGTTCATCCTTGGACTTTCAGAATTCGTCCGAGGAGCACTGCTCTTTTTTATCTTACCAATTTACGTCCGTGGTGTGCTAGGTCTTTCTCCTTCCATTGTTGGTTACGCTTTGGCAGCTCACTACGCGGTTGATACTGCTCTTCGCGGTCCAGCAGGTTGGCTGACTGACAAATTCGGGCAACGCAATGTGCTGCTGATTGCTTTAGGACTCGGCTGGATTGGCCTGTGGTCAGTCGTACGCGCACAGGCTGCAATGCCGTTAATTATAGGTTCCGCTCTGTTCGGTACAGGCATGGCAACCGTGTGGCCCGTTGTTATCTCTCGGGTTACGTCAGGTCTTCCTCAGGGTTCTCATGCAACGGCCATGGGGTCTGTGTTTTCGGCCTGGCTTGTCGGTGTCGGCATCGGCACAGTCAGTATGGCCTGGTTGTTGGGAAACCATGTCCGAGCCGGGTTTACGGTTCTTCTCTTGGTGTGGGTGGCAGCAGCCCTGATTGCGATGATTACAATGAGCCGACCAAAAATCAGAAGTCGTGAAGAAAAAGCAGGTGAAGGCAGCAGCACTGCCAATCGACTGAGTATACATACAATTGTTGCAGAAGCCCGCGATTTGCGGCTCTTATTTCCCGGGATGTTCGTTCAGACTTTTGCTCTCGGATTGCTCTTGCCTGTGTTTGTCCTGTACGTACGATATCAATTGGGGTTGTCTGGGCAAACCTACAGCTATCTCCTGCTCCTGGGGGGAACTGCGACGGTATTGTTGCAGATTCCTCTTGGTCGAATGATTGACAGACTTGGGTACAAGGCATTTCTTCTGTCAGGTTTTGTCCTAGCCGCCTGCACCATACTCGTTCTTGTACATTTGCATACGTTGATACATGTGGCCCTTGCTGTTATTGTACTAGGTGCTGCGTACGCGCTCATTTTACCTAGCTGGAATTCCGTCATTGCCAACAGTGTGTCACAGCGAAGGCGTGCAGTGATGTGGGGTATTTTTATGACTGTTGAGGGCCTTGGAATGGCTCTCGGACCGTTTCTCGGCGGACAGCTGTGGACCTGGCTCGCTCCCTCTGCACCGTTCTACCTGGCCGCGTTCATTCTCATCTTTATGTCGTTTTTTTACGGTTTCGCTCCGTTGCAGCGTTTGTTTCGGCAGCGTGAAGTTGAAGAAAAGGTAGATTTAAATAAAGGGCGCATCGGATAG
- a CDS encoding DedA family protein, with protein sequence MHLINHLIQNWGYWGLVGGMALEYSIIIPVPAETTLTATGILYQQHTYHFKLIWLVTAASMGTFSGAMIAYFIGRALGRPFLERFGKYVRLTPARIDKAEQTFQKYTIPTLAISRYIAFVRIFVPYIAGINRIRLRIFAPVILIASIFWTTTFILAGSVIDRAIMQVIHHWKSEVIPAVLILIVLGGTYWWFHRWMHHKMNAQLDGQDDSSQNDSSKDDSISSANISDDDGNSNVPESDKDTSELKAESQDLP encoded by the coding sequence GTGCACTTGATTAATCATCTGATTCAAAACTGGGGATACTGGGGACTCGTCGGGGGCATGGCGCTGGAATACTCCATTATTATTCCTGTACCTGCCGAAACAACCCTCACCGCAACCGGTATACTGTATCAACAACATACTTACCACTTCAAACTGATATGGCTCGTAACTGCCGCTTCCATGGGCACCTTCTCAGGTGCCATGATAGCATATTTTATTGGTCGAGCCTTAGGTCGACCGTTTTTGGAGCGTTTTGGCAAGTATGTTCGTTTGACACCAGCACGAATTGACAAAGCCGAACAGACATTCCAGAAATATACGATTCCCACATTGGCAATTTCGCGTTACATCGCATTTGTTCGAATTTTTGTGCCTTATATTGCCGGCATCAATCGCATTCGATTAAGAATTTTTGCGCCAGTGATTTTAATTGCGTCCATCTTCTGGACTACCACTTTCATTCTTGCTGGTTCCGTCATTGACAGAGCGATTATGCAAGTCATTCACCATTGGAAGTCAGAAGTGATTCCTGCCGTTCTAATTCTTATCGTGCTTGGCGGTACATATTGGTGGTTCCACCGCTGGATGCACCACAAAATGAACGCTCAACTGGATGGCCAAGACGACAGCAGCCAAAACGACAGCAGCAAAGACGACAGCATCAGCAGCGCTAACATCAGCGACGACGACGGCAACAGCAATGTCCCTGAATCCGACAAGGATACGTCCGAGCTAAAAGCTGAATCTCAGGACCTTCCATAA